A genomic window from Ruminiclostridium cellulolyticum H10 includes:
- the cas7c gene encoding type I-C CRISPR-associated protein Cas7/Csd2 yields MSEIIKNRYEFTVLFEVKNGNPNGDPDAGNMPRIDPETGYGIVTDVCLKRKIRNYIETVKADSTGYKIYIKDGVPLERSDREAFTYFGISDEKEAQSKKEEVDIKIKDFMCKNFFDIRTFGAVMTTFVKAKLNCGQVRGPVQLGFARSIDQIVQQEISITRVVATTEKDAAKKETEMGRKYIIPYALYRVDGYISANLAQKTTGFNEDDLSMLWDAVINMFEHEHSAARGNMSVRELIVFKHDSEFGNCPAYKLFDAVSVCRKDKSNPPRCFDDYSVDIDEKAIPSGVEVIRKI; encoded by the coding sequence ATGAGTGAAATTATTAAAAACAGGTATGAGTTTACAGTATTATTTGAGGTAAAGAACGGTAATCCAAATGGAGACCCCGATGCAGGGAATATGCCAAGAATTGACCCTGAAACCGGGTATGGGATTGTTACTGATGTTTGTTTAAAAAGAAAGATAAGGAATTACATAGAGACAGTTAAAGCCGACAGTACTGGATATAAAATTTATATAAAAGATGGTGTTCCTTTAGAAAGGAGCGATAGGGAGGCTTTTACTTATTTTGGGATATCAGATGAAAAGGAAGCACAGTCAAAAAAAGAAGAAGTTGATATAAAAATTAAAGATTTTATGTGCAAAAACTTCTTTGATATAAGAACCTTCGGAGCTGTAATGACTACTTTTGTAAAAGCAAAATTAAATTGTGGGCAGGTAAGGGGTCCAGTTCAATTAGGTTTTGCAAGAAGTATTGATCAAATTGTTCAGCAGGAAATATCAATAACAAGAGTTGTTGCAACTACAGAGAAAGATGCTGCAAAAAAAGAAACTGAAATGGGGAGAAAGTACATAATACCATATGCACTTTATAGAGTTGACGGGTATATTTCAGCAAATCTGGCACAAAAGACTACAGGATTCAACGAGGATGATTTAAGCATGCTGTGGGATGCTGTCATAAATATGTTCGAACATGAGCATTCAGCTGCAAGAGGTAATATGTCCGTCAGGGAATTAATTGTTTTCAAACATGATAGTGAATTTGGTAATTGTCCTGCATATAAGCTATTTGATGCTGTTTCTGTCTGCAGAAAAGATAAGAGTAATCCTCCAAGGTGTTTTGATGACTATAGTGTGGATATTGATGAGAAAGCTATTCCGTCAGGAGTAGAAGTTATAAGAAAGATATGA
- the cas4 gene encoding CRISPR-associated protein Cas4, with translation MTEYNEEDFLLLSGIQHFAFCRRQWALIHIEQQWQENLRTVEGNILHEKAHDDGFSEKRGDVIISRGMAVFSRTLGVSGVCDIVELHKCADGVNIFGRDGLYRPVPIEYKRGKPKENDADILQLCGQAMCLEEMLLCEIKEAYMFYGETKHRLKITLDNDLRERVRDVIQEMHELFKRKYTPKVKPSKSCKACSLADICMPRLCKNPSVSKYIRDSLKEAEQ, from the coding sequence ATGACGGAATATAACGAAGAGGACTTCCTGCTATTATCAGGTATTCAGCACTTCGCTTTTTGCAGGAGGCAATGGGCACTAATACATATTGAACAGCAGTGGCAGGAAAATCTGAGGACAGTTGAGGGGAATATACTGCATGAAAAGGCACATGACGATGGATTTTCAGAAAAACGCGGAGACGTAATTATTTCAAGGGGTATGGCTGTTTTTTCAAGAACCCTTGGGGTCAGTGGTGTATGTGATATCGTGGAACTGCACAAATGTGCCGATGGTGTGAACATATTTGGCAGAGATGGATTGTACAGGCCTGTTCCCATAGAGTACAAGAGGGGTAAGCCAAAGGAAAATGATGCTGATATTCTTCAATTGTGCGGACAGGCTATGTGCCTTGAAGAAATGCTTTTGTGTGAAATCAAGGAAGCATATATGTTCTACGGAGAGACAAAACACCGACTTAAAATTACACTTGATAATGATTTACGTGAACGGGTCAGAGACGTTATTCAAGAAATGCATGAGTTGTTTAAGCGAAAGTACACCCCAAAGGTAAAACCTTCTAAAAGCTGCAAAGCCTGTTCGTTGGCAGATATTTGTATGCCAAGATTATGTAAAAATCCTTCTGTGTCAAAATACATCAGAGATAGTTTGAAGGAGGCAGAGCAATGA
- a CDS encoding IS3-like element ISCce4 family transposase (programmed frameshift), translated as MKRYDSNFKEQAVRLVTEQGKSVSSVANDIGIHENTLYKWIDQYKTHKENAFPGSGNLRPEDEELRKLKKRVADLEMENELPKKSNGNLRERPEIIYPIIHEYRFKFPVEKMCRLLNISRSGYYAWVKRPESLRKKRNTELLEKIRRIHKVSRETYGSPRVTNALKNEGIKCGKNRIAKLMKENNIAAKTRKKFKATTNSNHNYPVADNILNQDFTAYKPNQIWVADITYIPTDEGWLYLAAIIDLYNRKVVGWAMDSTMTKQLCIDALKQAIGRQRHPKGVIHHSDRGVQYASKEYQKVLNSNGFTASMSRKGNCYDNACMESFFGTLKTELIYLTRFKTRAEARLAIFEYIEVFYNRIRLHSKLGYKSPVEFEKQNKAA; from the exons ATGAAACGTTATGATAGTAATTTTAAAGAACAAGCTGTCCGTCTTGTTACAGAGCAAGGTAAAAGTGTATCAAGTGTGGCTAATGACATTGGAATCCACGAAAACACCCTATACAAATGGATTGACCAGTACAAAACTCATAAAGAGAATGCTTTCCCAGGTAGCGGCAATCTAAGACCTGAAGATGAAGAACTCAGGAAACTTAAGAAGCGTGTTGCAGACCTTGAGATGGAGAATGAATTAC CTAAAAAAAGTAACGGCAATCTTCGCGAAAGACCGGAAATAATATATCCTATCATTCACGAATACCGCTTCAAATTCCCTGTTGAGAAGATGTGCCGACTATTAAATATATCTCGAAGCGGTTATTATGCTTGGGTTAAAAGACCTGAAAGCTTACGTAAGAAAAGGAATACAGAACTCCTTGAGAAAATCAGAAGAATTCACAAGGTATCCCGCGAAACTTACGGAAGCCCCCGAGTAACCAATGCCTTAAAGAATGAAGGCATAAAATGTGGCAAAAATCGTATAGCCAAACTGATGAAGGAAAATAATATTGCTGCTAAAACCAGGAAGAAATTTAAGGCTACAACTAATTCAAATCACAATTACCCAGTTGCAGATAATATCCTAAATCAGGACTTTACAGCTTATAAGCCTAATCAAATCTGGGTTGCAGATATTACTTATATACCAACAGATGAAGGTTGGCTCTACTTGGCTGCCATTATTGATCTCTATAACAGAAAAGTTGTTGGATGGGCAATGGATAGTACTATGACAAAACAGCTTTGTATAGATGCTTTAAAGCAAGCTATAGGTCGCCAAAGACATCCCAAAGGGGTTATTCATCATTCCGACAGAGGGGTTCAGTATGCCAGCAAGGAATACCAGAAAGTGCTGAACAGCAATGGTTTCACAGCAAGTATGAGCCGTAAGGGTAACTGTTACGACAATGCTTGTATGGAATCATTCTTTGGTACTCTTAAAACGGAGCTTATTTACTTAACAAGGTTCAAAACAAGGGCTGAGGCCCGTCTGGCTATCTTTGAATATATTGAAGTCTTTTATAATCGGATACGATTACATTCAAAGCTTGGCTATAAGTCACCTGTGGAATTCGAAAAGCAAAACAAAGCGGCTTAA
- the cas5c gene encoding type I-C CRISPR-associated protein Cas5c: protein MGFGIKLEVWGEYALFTRPEMKVERVSYDVITPSAARGIIEAIYWKRAIKWVIDKIHVCNKIQFTNIRRNEVSIKIAKSNAKALMDGTKTNDYINTNEQRQQRASLVLKDVRYVIEAHFELTDKAGGDDTVEKHYNIALRRMRQGQCYHTPCFGCREFPAKFRLVEDDSIKTHYSGEQDLGFMLYDMNFSDSDNIHPIFFRAKMADGVIDLKNIAKVG, encoded by the coding sequence ATGGGTTTTGGTATTAAATTAGAGGTCTGGGGAGAATATGCTTTATTTACAAGACCTGAAATGAAAGTTGAACGTGTAAGCTATGATGTAATTACTCCATCTGCTGCCAGGGGAATAATAGAGGCAATTTACTGGAAACGGGCAATAAAGTGGGTAATTGACAAAATCCACGTTTGCAACAAGATTCAGTTTACAAATATCAGAAGAAATGAGGTGAGTATAAAAATAGCAAAATCAAATGCAAAGGCCCTTATGGACGGGACGAAAACTAATGACTATATAAATACAAATGAACAAAGACAGCAAAGGGCTTCTTTGGTATTAAAGGATGTACGTTATGTAATAGAAGCTCATTTTGAGTTGACAGATAAGGCAGGTGGCGATGACACTGTTGAAAAGCATTACAACATAGCGTTAAGAAGAATGAGACAAGGACAATGCTATCATACGCCATGTTTCGGCTGTAGGGAGTTTCCTGCTAAATTCAGACTGGTTGAAGATGATAGTATTAAGACTCATTATTCAGGAGAGCAGGATTTAGGATTTATGTTGTATGATATGAATTTTAGTGACTCCGATAATATTCATCCTATCTTTTTTAGGGCAAAAATGGCTGATGGTGTTATTGATTTAAAAAATATAGCTAAAGTGGGGTGA
- a CDS encoding peptidoglycan D,D-transpeptidase FtsI family protein, whose product MTKRIKTILFIFMAIFSLLVTRLFYLQVIMGPGYSNEASSQRINNIQIENSRGDFLDKNGIKLTGRTPKVTVVLKPSLLRGQNEVVDNICQILGLDSEKTKEAIQRKNTPILMEVDSETKTVLSQLNNEGISFVNTLSRYNTDTKAKHLLGYLNKVDQVGSFGLEKVYEKTLNYGKGDSIGVITDAGNNLLGGLGYRIIEEDSNKKKLDIRLTINYHIQSIIEKVLDEKGMTGAIVVENVATGDIVGMCSKPDFDPNDIENYLLNNKKPLFNRAVAQYNIGSVFKLIDLAAIFEKDQDYNMVFNCPGYIQIGDTEFKCSSYNTGGHGTVDINNALAKSCNAYFINMSLDLGAEPIISMCDKFGLGKATGLSKQGIEEAKGVIPTITDLKNPGDIANVSIGQGQTMATPVQIADMIAIIANGGVKNNVNVIDCIVNEEGNKVRDLKEIEQKRVLSKSTSDKIKNLMEGVVNTGTGKKASIDEYGGAGGKTGSAETGQYVDGQKIVQAWFAGYFPAKSPKYSVAVFIEDGRSGGESAAPIFAEIGKEIMKKGL is encoded by the coding sequence ATGACAAAAAGGATAAAAACAATACTATTTATTTTTATGGCTATATTTTCTCTTTTGGTGACCAGACTATTTTATTTACAGGTTATTATGGGTCCCGGCTATTCGAATGAGGCATCCAGCCAGAGAATTAATAATATACAGATAGAAAATTCAAGGGGTGATTTCTTAGATAAAAACGGAATAAAGCTTACAGGAAGAACACCAAAAGTTACTGTAGTTTTAAAACCCTCTCTTCTTCGTGGACAAAATGAGGTTGTTGATAATATATGTCAGATATTAGGACTTGATTCCGAAAAAACTAAAGAAGCCATTCAAAGGAAGAATACACCTATATTAATGGAAGTTGACAGTGAAACAAAAACAGTTCTGTCCCAGCTTAACAATGAAGGGATATCTTTTGTAAATACATTAAGCAGATACAATACAGATACCAAAGCGAAACATTTGCTTGGTTATTTGAACAAAGTTGACCAGGTGGGGAGCTTCGGACTTGAGAAAGTCTATGAAAAGACCTTAAATTATGGTAAGGGAGACTCTATTGGTGTAATAACCGACGCAGGCAATAATCTGTTAGGCGGTCTTGGCTATAGGATTATTGAGGAAGATAGCAATAAAAAAAAGCTGGATATCAGGCTTACCATAAATTACCACATACAAAGTATTATTGAAAAAGTATTAGATGAAAAGGGAATGACAGGTGCTATTGTAGTAGAGAATGTAGCAACGGGAGATATTGTGGGAATGTGCAGTAAACCTGATTTTGACCCTAACGATATTGAGAATTATCTGCTCAACAATAAAAAGCCTTTATTTAACAGGGCGGTTGCCCAGTACAACATTGGCTCAGTTTTCAAGCTTATTGATTTGGCTGCCATATTTGAAAAAGACCAGGATTATAATATGGTATTCAACTGTCCGGGATATATACAAATAGGAGATACGGAGTTCAAATGCTCTTCATATAACACAGGAGGTCATGGGACTGTAGATATTAACAATGCTCTTGCGAAATCATGCAATGCTTATTTTATAAATATGTCCTTAGACTTAGGAGCAGAGCCGATTATATCAATGTGCGACAAGTTTGGCCTTGGTAAGGCTACGGGATTGTCTAAACAGGGGATAGAAGAAGCGAAAGGGGTTATTCCTACTATTACGGATCTTAAAAATCCCGGTGATATTGCAAATGTATCTATTGGTCAGGGGCAAACTATGGCAACGCCGGTTCAGATTGCGGATATGATAGCGATTATAGCCAACGGAGGCGTTAAAAATAATGTTAACGTTATTGATTGCATAGTAAATGAAGAAGGAAATAAAGTCAGGGATTTAAAAGAAATAGAACAAAAAAGAGTTTTGTCAAAAAGTACCAGTGACAAGATTAAAAACTTGATGGAGGGAGTTGTAAATACCGGAACAGGAAAGAAAGCAAGTATTGATGAATATGGAGGAGCAGGGGGCAAAACGGGGAGTGCCGAAACAGGCCAATATGTAGACGGCCAAAAAATTGTTCAGGCATGGTTCGCAGGATATTTTCCGGCAAAATCTCCAAAATACTCAGTAGCTGTTTTTATCGAGGACGGAAGAAGTGGAGGAGAATCGGCAGCACCTATATTTGCAGAAATTGGAAAAGAGATTATGAAAAAAGGACTATAA
- a CDS encoding IS481-like element ISCce1 family transposase, with amino-acid sequence MTAQDRIVKNKMSLIELAEYLQNVSEACKIHGVSRQHFYDIKKAYEENGLEGLKDKTRRKPCMKNRVAPETEEAVLRIAYEKPAYGQLRASNELRKQGVLVSAGGVRSIWQRYNIETFDKRLKKLEEKAAKEGILYTEDQLAALEKAQQEKNISIDEIDTQHPGYLLAQDTFYVGYIKGVGRIYQQTAIDTYSAVGFAKLYTAKVPVTAADILNDRVLPFFENHMIPIMRVLTDRGTEYCGAPEKHLYELFLQMNDIEHTMTKAKSPQTNGICERFNQTILNEFYKPAFRRTMYKSVEQMQEDLDFYMLEYNEERTHQGKRCKGKTPMQTFLDSLPLAREKLLNDPAS; translated from the coding sequence ATGACAGCACAAGATCGTATAGTTAAAAACAAAATGAGCCTGATTGAGTTGGCCGAATATCTTCAAAACGTAAGTGAAGCATGTAAAATTCATGGAGTCAGCAGACAGCACTTCTATGATATTAAGAAAGCTTACGAGGAAAATGGTCTGGAAGGATTAAAGGACAAGACCAGAAGAAAGCCTTGTATGAAAAACAGGGTTGCTCCAGAAACTGAGGAAGCCGTATTAAGAATAGCATATGAAAAGCCGGCATACGGGCAGCTCAGGGCAAGTAACGAACTGAGAAAACAAGGAGTTCTTGTATCAGCCGGAGGGGTAAGATCAATCTGGCAGAGATATAATATAGAAACCTTTGACAAGAGACTCAAAAAGCTTGAAGAAAAGGCTGCCAAGGAAGGCATACTTTACACTGAAGATCAGCTCGCTGCTCTGGAAAAGGCACAGCAGGAAAAGAATATATCCATAGACGAGATAGATACCCAGCACCCGGGATATTTGCTGGCACAGGACACTTTCTATGTGGGCTATATCAAAGGTGTTGGACGTATATATCAGCAAACTGCCATAGATACTTATTCGGCAGTGGGATTCGCAAAATTATATACAGCCAAGGTACCAGTAACAGCAGCAGATATATTAAATGACAGAGTCTTACCGTTCTTTGAGAATCATATGATACCGATAATGAGAGTACTCACAGACAGAGGAACGGAGTACTGTGGAGCACCTGAGAAACACTTGTATGAGTTATTTCTGCAGATGAACGACATTGAGCACACAATGACAAAGGCTAAAAGCCCTCAAACAAACGGTATATGCGAGCGTTTTAACCAAACAATTCTGAATGAATTTTATAAACCCGCATTCCGAAGGACAATGTATAAATCAGTTGAACAAATGCAGGAGGATTTGGATTTTTATATGCTGGAATACAACGAAGAGCGAACACATCAGGGGAAAAGGTGTAAAGGCAAGACGCCGATGCAGACATTTCTTGACAGCTTGCCTCTTGCCCGAGAGAAGCTCCTGAATGATCCTGCGAGTTAA
- the cas2 gene encoding CRISPR-associated endonuclease Cas2, with the protein MMVLITYDVNTESDGGKKRLRRVAKQCINYGQRVQNSVFECVMDAAKCREVKNKLEKIIDKEKDSLRFYYLGNNYQNKVEHIGTKDSFDVEGTLII; encoded by the coding sequence ATGATGGTACTTATTACATATGATGTTAATACTGAATCTGATGGCGGAAAAAAGAGATTGCGCCGTGTTGCAAAGCAATGTATCAACTACGGTCAGCGAGTTCAGAATTCAGTTTTTGAATGTGTTATGGATGCCGCAAAGTGCAGGGAAGTTAAAAACAAATTGGAAAAGATAATTGACAAGGAAAAGGATAGTTTGAGATTTTACTACTTAGGCAATAATTATCAAAACAAAGTTGAGCATATTGGAACAAAAGATTCTTTTGATGTGGAAGGAACATTAATTATTTAG
- the cas8c gene encoding type I-C CRISPR-associated protein Cas8c/Csd1 — protein sequence MIIQSLVRYYEILAEDENSDIPRRGYSRTGVSYALNISKDGELLGVIPLKIPSESGKKMVPQRVTVPEQEKRAVGIKSNFLCENSSYSLGIDNNGKPDRTKKCFEAFKELHNIILEEVECAEAKAFLNYVNKWDMDNASNHIALKDCLEDITAGANIVFRLDGAGYIHQNKEIQKAWEVYKSNSESSKRMQCLDCGENANVARLHPNIKGVRGAQSVGAAIVSFNAKAYESYGREDEQGLNAPVSEYATFAYTTVLNSMIADNAHKQYLGDTTVVFWAESPQKFYQDIASLFIDPGELEVGENLKYARDMGAVKEVKAIFAKISTGAAIGDFLGAFDKNIKFYILGLAPNAARLSVRFFIVDSFGDFVRKVSQHYEDLRIEKQFESDKDIFSLWRLLNETVSPKSNDKAASPVLNGTWVDTPLGNIKFCLFGTSNMEVPFYVKPAPGLISFLPSSPGGLDPTN from the coding sequence TTGATTATACAGTCGTTAGTAAGGTACTACGAGATTTTGGCAGAGGATGAAAACAGTGATATACCGAGACGGGGTTACAGCCGGACAGGCGTATCCTATGCTTTAAATATTTCAAAGGATGGGGAACTGTTAGGTGTGATACCTTTGAAAATACCAAGTGAAAGCGGTAAGAAGATGGTACCTCAGCGTGTGACAGTACCAGAACAGGAAAAGAGGGCTGTTGGAATAAAATCAAACTTTCTATGCGAAAATTCAAGCTACTCATTAGGAATTGATAACAATGGCAAGCCTGATAGAACCAAGAAATGCTTTGAAGCATTTAAAGAATTACACAATATAATACTTGAAGAAGTTGAATGTGCTGAAGCGAAAGCCTTCTTAAATTATGTTAACAAATGGGATATGGATAATGCTTCAAACCATATTGCATTAAAGGACTGTCTCGAGGATATTACCGCTGGAGCAAACATCGTTTTCAGACTGGATGGTGCTGGATATATTCACCAGAACAAGGAAATTCAAAAGGCATGGGAAGTATACAAGTCCAATTCTGAAAGCTCCAAAAGGATGCAATGTTTGGATTGTGGTGAAAATGCAAATGTTGCTAGGCTCCATCCTAATATAAAAGGTGTTCGAGGTGCTCAAAGTGTCGGAGCTGCTATAGTTTCGTTCAACGCAAAGGCGTATGAGTCGTACGGAAGGGAAGACGAACAAGGTTTGAATGCTCCCGTAAGTGAATATGCTACTTTTGCCTATACTACTGTTTTAAATAGTATGATTGCAGATAACGCACATAAACAATACCTTGGAGACACTACAGTTGTGTTTTGGGCGGAGAGTCCTCAAAAGTTTTATCAGGACATTGCTTCTTTGTTTATTGACCCAGGTGAACTGGAAGTCGGTGAGAACTTGAAATATGCAAGGGATATGGGTGCAGTAAAGGAAGTAAAAGCAATTTTTGCGAAAATTTCTACTGGAGCAGCTATAGGTGATTTTTTAGGTGCTTTTGATAAAAATATAAAATTTTACATACTTGGACTTGCTCCTAATGCTGCCAGATTGTCTGTTCGATTTTTTATTGTTGATAGCTTTGGAGATTTTGTACGTAAAGTGTCACAGCATTATGAGGATTTACGTATAGAGAAACAATTTGAAAGTGATAAAGATATATTTTCGCTATGGAGATTATTGAATGAGACAGTTTCTCCTAAGTCAAATGATAAAGCTGCATCTCCTGTCCTGAACGGTACTTGGGTTGACACTCCTCTGGGAAATATTAAGTTTTGTTTATTCGGCACTTCCAATATGGAGGTGCCTTTCTATGTCAAACCGGCGCCTGGTCTGATATCTTTTTTGCCCTCATCGCCGGGCGGGCTAGACCCTACAAATTAA
- a CDS encoding sigma-70 family RNA polymerase sigma factor, translating to MYTNDDISVENCRKLLRRAAWRIQYKARVQQAKECQIIFENQAYNCGFEAEIMSKLYVKELLDTIPWEKCRFILEKTIIYEMTEKEVAIELHMTQQGVNKWKKKGLELLRKNLMDF from the coding sequence ATGTATACAAACGATGATATCTCGGTGGAAAATTGTAGAAAACTACTGAGAAGAGCAGCATGGAGAATACAGTATAAGGCACGTGTACAACAAGCTAAGGAATGCCAGATAATTTTCGAAAATCAGGCATATAACTGTGGGTTTGAAGCAGAAATAATGTCAAAACTGTATGTTAAAGAACTTTTGGATACAATACCATGGGAAAAGTGCAGATTCATTTTAGAAAAAACAATAATTTATGAAATGACTGAAAAAGAGGTTGCAATCGAACTGCATATGACCCAACAGGGGGTGAACAAATGGAAAAAGAAGGGACTGGAGTTATTGCGGAAAAATCTTATGGATTTTTAG
- the cas1c gene encoding type I-C CRISPR-associated endonuclease Cas1c, whose protein sequence is MRKLLNTVYITSPDSYLSLDGENLVVFKGNTEAVRLPLHNLESIIAFGYTGASPALMGACAKRNISLSFMTQNGKFLARVVGEVRGNVTLRKVQFRLSDNMEESTKIARNFIFGKIYNGRWVIERATRDYSERLDVNKLKRVSEGLAKALNLVLNCENLDELRGFEGEAATQYFSVLDDLILQQKDKFFFHGRNKRPPLDNVNAMLSFVYTLLAHDTAATLETVGLDPYVGFMHRDRPGRISLALDLMEEMRSVYADRFVISLINKRVINDSGFTQKEDGAVIMDDDTRRTILQAWQSRKQEKITHPFLQEKLEWGLVPYAQAMLLARFIRGDLDEYPPFLWK, encoded by the coding sequence ATGAGAAAACTCTTAAATACTGTTTATATTACATCTCCCGACAGCTATCTTTCTCTGGATGGAGAAAACCTTGTTGTATTTAAAGGAAATACAGAGGCTGTACGCTTACCGCTGCACAATCTGGAAAGTATTATTGCTTTTGGATATACCGGAGCAAGTCCGGCATTGATGGGTGCGTGTGCAAAACGTAATATTTCTCTAAGTTTTATGACCCAAAACGGCAAATTTTTGGCAAGGGTCGTTGGAGAAGTAAGGGGTAATGTAACTTTAAGAAAAGTACAATTCAGGTTGTCGGATAATATGGAAGAAAGCACGAAGATAGCTAGAAACTTTATCTTTGGGAAGATTTATAACGGCAGATGGGTTATTGAACGTGCTACCAGGGATTATTCAGAGAGGCTTGACGTCAATAAGCTTAAAAGGGTGTCGGAAGGGTTGGCAAAAGCCTTGAATCTTGTTCTGAACTGTGAAAATTTGGATGAACTTCGCGGTTTTGAGGGAGAAGCTGCAACACAGTATTTTAGTGTGCTCGATGACTTAATACTTCAACAGAAAGACAAGTTTTTCTTTCACGGAAGAAACAAACGTCCTCCTCTTGATAATGTGAATGCAATGTTGTCATTTGTTTACACACTGCTGGCACACGATACAGCAGCCACACTGGAAACTGTCGGTCTTGACCCTTATGTAGGTTTCATGCACAGAGACAGGCCGGGAAGAATATCTCTGGCCCTGGATTTAATGGAGGAAATGCGAAGTGTATATGCTGATAGATTCGTAATATCGCTAATAAATAAAAGAGTTATAAATGACAGTGGCTTTACTCAAAAAGAAGATGGTGCCGTAATTATGGATGATGATACCCGCAGAACTATTTTACAAGCGTGGCAGAGCAGAAAACAAGAGAAAATTACTCACCCATTCTTACAGGAAAAACTGGAATGGGGACTTGTACCTTATGCTCAGGCAATGCTTCTGGCAAGGTTTATCCGAGGAGATTTGGACGAGTATCCTCCATTTTTGTGGAAGTAG
- a CDS encoding helix-turn-helix domain-containing protein produces the protein MEKEGTGVIAEKSYGFLEMVKKAQQGDKEAMDKILELFTPDIDYLSRYIMLPREDAIQTLKTELMSIIYFKL, from the coding sequence ATGGAAAAAGAAGGGACTGGAGTTATTGCGGAAAAATCTTATGGATTTTTAGAGATGGTTAAAAAGGCTCAACAAGGTGATAAAGAAGCTATGGATAAGATATTGGAACTTTTTACTCCTGACATTGATTACTTATCCAGGTATATAATGCTTCCAAGGGAGGACGCTATTCAAACGCTTAAAACCGAGCTAATGAGTATTATATATTTTAAGTTATGA